Proteins from one Aquila chrysaetos chrysaetos chromosome 5, bAquChr1.4, whole genome shotgun sequence genomic window:
- the GXYLT1 gene encoding glucoside xylosyltransferase 1 isoform X3, which yields MLPSDVCGMNCFWEAAFRYDYMKTHPSEKMHLAVVACGERLEETLTMLRSAIIFSIKPLQFHIFAEDQLHENFKDILDDFPYEGKVNYTLYPITFPTESAAEWKKLFKPCASQRLFLPLILKNVDSLLYVDTDILFLRPVDDIWSFLGKFNSTQIAAMAPEHEEPRIGWYNRFARHPYYGVTGINSGVMLMNMTRIRRKYFKNDMTPVRLQWGEILMPLLKKYKLNITWGDQDLLNIMFFHNPESLYVFPCQWNYRPDHCIYGSNCKEAEEEGIFILHGNRGVYHDDKQPTFRAVYEAIKNYSFGDDLVHSLLQPLELELRKTMHTYCGRVYKVFIKQLTKSVRDLYARRSKGR from the exons ATGCTGCCCTCTGATGTTTGTGGAATGAACTGCTTTTGGGAAGCTGCTTTTAG ATATGATTATATGAAAACACATCCTTCTGAGAAAATGCATCTAGCAGTGGTTGCCTGTGGTGAAAGACTGGAGGAGACACTTACTATGTTGAGATCAGCCATTATTTTCAGCATCAAACCTCTCCAGTTTCATATTTTTGCTGAGGACCAATTGCATGAGAATTTCAAAGACATA CTTGATGACTTCCCCTATGAAGGAAAAGTTAATTACACATTATATCCAATAACATTTCCAACTGAGAGTGCAGCAGAATGGAAGAAATTGTTTAAACCCTGTGCTTCACAAAGGCTATTCTTGCCA tTAATCCTCAAAAATGTGGATTCGCTACTGTATGTTGATACTGACATCCTGTTTTTGAGACCTGTTGATGATATTTGGTCTTTTCTGGGAAAGTTCAACTCCACACAAATTGCTGCAATGGCACCGGAACATGAAGAGCCTCGTATCGGGTGGTATAATCGCTTTGCTAGACATCCCTATTATGGAGTAACTGGAATAAATTCTGGAGTCATGTTAATGAATATGACACGTAtcagaagaaagtatttcaaG aATGATATGACACCAGTCCGATTACAGTGGGGAGAAATTCTTATGCCACTGCTGAAGAAGTACAAGTTGAACATAACATGGGGTGATCAGGATCTATTGAACATTATGTTTTTTCACAATCCAG aaagtCTTTATGTCTTTCCTTGCCAATGGAATTATCGGCCTGACCACTGCATCTATGGAAGCAATTGTAAGGAAGCTGAAGAAGAAGGTATATTTATTCTTCATGGAAACAGAGGTGTTTACCATGATGATAAACAACCGACTTTTAGGGCTGTCTATGAAGCAATAAAAAAT TATTCATTTGGAGATGATCTGGTTCATTCCCTGTTGCAGCCCCTAGAACTGGAATTAAGGAAAACCATGCATACATACTGTGGAAGAGTATACAAAGTGTTCATAAAGCAGCTAACAAAAAGCGTAAGAGACTTGTATGCCAGAAGATCAAAGGGAAGGTGA